A stretch of Streptomyces vietnamensis DNA encodes these proteins:
- a CDS encoding aminotransferase, producing MPPRQSFGVDFFAREALPAPRVTEGDAQRIAAEVFGLATHAVSLGSQQDTNFLLRGSDGKPAAVLKIANPAFGETEIEAQDAAADLVAEANPALRVATVLRDHDGARQVAAVDTADGPLTARLLRYLPGGSLSGPRHLSPRTVSAMGAVAGRVSSALHDFRHPGLDRVLQWDPRHADRVVELLLRHVSEPARRAAVETATAESWAAVREVGDGLPRQAVHLDLTDDNLVRAAGSPSHVPDGIIDFGDLTHSWAVSELAVTLSSVLHHDGAEPHHVLPAVRAFHGIRPLSADEAAALWPLVVLRAATLVVSGRQQAAVDRDNAYVNAALDREWRIFEQAIAVPSAVMTGLIDDALELPRRPAPSLPVLGPLVADLTASGTRLLDLSVESDAMDHGTWLEPGTEERLAAELLDRGADAVTTAYAQPRLSASAVLSATSSATVPTGIDLWLGRPSELRAPHDGEIVHASPGRATLTCGSRLLDLSWNGADAPYPPTGSLLRAGDRLAALPSGTRLHLTLRHRHGPEVPALVRPEYAAGWLALTTDPAPLIGVPTAEGRPQEDLLARRDASFATVQEHYYGNPPRIERGWRHHMLSTDGRAYLDMVNNVTPLGHAHPRVERAVARQLRRLNTNSRFHYASVVEFSERLAALLPAPLDTVFLVNSGSEAVDLAIRLAIGATGRHDVVALREAYHGWTYASDAVSTSIADNPNALASRPDWVHTVDSPNPYRGNHRGEAATAYATEAVRTVEDLAATGRAPGAFISESFYGNAGAVALPDGYLAQVYAAVRRHGGLTIADEIQVGYGRLGSWFWGFEQQGVTPDIVTVAKAIGNGHPLGAVITSRAVAERYRDQGYFFSSTGGSPVSSIAGLTVLDTLRDEDLQGNAVRVGAHLKARLEELAERHPLIGAVHGAGLYLGVELVRDHATLEPAPEETTELCDRMLDLGVIVQPTGDHQNVLKIKPPLCIDRTAADFFTATLDRALTELR from the coding sequence ATGCCCCCTCGCCAGTCATTCGGCGTCGACTTCTTCGCCCGCGAGGCACTGCCGGCCCCTCGGGTGACGGAGGGCGACGCGCAGCGCATCGCCGCCGAGGTCTTCGGGCTCGCCACCCACGCCGTATCGCTGGGCAGCCAACAGGACACCAACTTCCTGCTGCGCGGATCCGACGGGAAGCCCGCGGCCGTACTCAAGATCGCCAATCCGGCGTTCGGCGAGACCGAGATCGAGGCCCAGGACGCCGCCGCCGACCTCGTCGCCGAGGCGAACCCCGCCCTGCGCGTGGCCACCGTCCTGCGCGACCACGACGGCGCGCGCCAGGTCGCCGCGGTCGACACCGCCGACGGACCGCTCACCGCGCGACTGCTGCGCTACCTGCCCGGCGGATCCCTCTCCGGGCCCCGTCACCTCTCGCCGCGTACGGTGTCGGCCATGGGGGCCGTGGCCGGCCGGGTGAGCAGCGCCCTCCACGACTTCCGACACCCCGGACTCGACCGCGTCCTGCAGTGGGACCCGCGGCACGCGGACCGGGTCGTGGAGCTGCTGCTCCGTCACGTGTCCGAACCCGCGCGCCGCGCTGCCGTCGAGACGGCAACGGCCGAATCCTGGGCCGCCGTACGCGAGGTCGGCGACGGACTGCCCCGCCAGGCCGTGCACCTGGACCTCACCGACGACAATCTGGTCCGAGCGGCCGGCAGTCCGTCCCACGTCCCCGACGGGATCATCGACTTCGGTGACCTGACGCACAGTTGGGCCGTCTCCGAGCTCGCGGTGACCCTGTCGTCCGTACTGCACCACGATGGCGCCGAACCCCACCACGTCCTCCCCGCCGTCCGGGCCTTCCACGGCATCCGCCCCCTGTCCGCCGACGAGGCAGCGGCGCTCTGGCCGCTCGTCGTGCTGCGCGCCGCCACCCTCGTCGTCAGCGGCCGCCAGCAAGCCGCCGTCGATCGGGACAACGCCTATGTGAACGCGGCGCTCGACCGGGAGTGGCGGATCTTCGAGCAGGCCATCGCGGTGCCCTCCGCCGTGATGACCGGCCTGATCGACGACGCGCTCGAACTGCCCCGTCGGCCGGCCCCCTCCCTGCCGGTCCTCGGGCCCCTCGTGGCGGACCTGACCGCATCCGGTACGAGGCTGCTCGACCTCTCCGTCGAGTCCGACGCGATGGACCACGGCACGTGGCTGGAGCCCGGAACGGAAGAGCGGCTGGCGGCCGAGCTGCTCGACCGGGGCGCCGACGCCGTGACCACCGCGTATGCCCAGCCGCGCCTGAGCGCCTCCGCCGTACTGTCCGCCACCTCATCCGCGACGGTCCCCACCGGCATCGACCTCTGGCTCGGCAGACCCTCGGAGCTGCGGGCCCCGCACGACGGCGAGATCGTCCACGCGTCACCCGGCCGGGCCACCCTCACCTGCGGTTCCCGGCTCCTCGACCTGTCGTGGAACGGCGCCGACGCCCCGTACCCGCCCACCGGCAGCCTGCTGCGCGCCGGCGACCGGCTGGCCGCCCTGCCCTCCGGCACCCGGCTGCACCTGACCCTCCGGCACCGGCACGGTCCCGAAGTCCCCGCCCTGGTCAGGCCCGAGTACGCCGCGGGCTGGCTGGCGCTCACCACCGACCCCGCGCCCCTCATCGGAGTGCCGACCGCCGAGGGCCGGCCGCAGGAGGACCTGCTCGCCCGGCGCGACGCCTCTTTCGCCACCGTGCAGGAGCACTACTACGGCAACCCGCCCAGGATCGAACGCGGTTGGCGCCACCACATGCTGTCCACCGACGGCCGCGCCTACCTGGACATGGTCAACAACGTCACCCCGCTTGGCCACGCGCACCCTCGTGTCGAGCGGGCCGTGGCACGGCAGTTGCGCCGACTGAACACCAACTCCCGTTTCCACTACGCGTCGGTCGTGGAGTTCTCCGAACGGCTGGCCGCCCTGCTGCCCGCGCCGCTCGACACGGTGTTCCTCGTCAACTCGGGCTCCGAGGCGGTCGACCTGGCCATCCGGCTGGCCATCGGAGCCACCGGCCGCCACGACGTCGTCGCGCTGCGCGAGGCGTACCACGGCTGGACCTACGCCTCGGACGCCGTGTCCACCTCGATCGCCGACAACCCCAACGCCCTCGCCAGCCGCCCCGACTGGGTCCACACCGTGGACTCGCCCAACCCCTACCGAGGGAACCACCGCGGCGAGGCCGCGACGGCCTACGCGACCGAAGCCGTCCGGACCGTCGAGGACCTCGCGGCGACGGGACGGGCGCCGGGCGCGTTCATCAGCGAGTCCTTCTACGGCAACGCCGGAGCCGTCGCGCTGCCCGACGGCTATCTCGCCCAGGTCTACGCGGCCGTGCGGCGCCACGGCGGACTGACGATCGCCGACGAGATCCAGGTCGGTTACGGCCGTCTCGGCTCCTGGTTCTGGGGATTCGAGCAGCAGGGCGTGACACCCGACATCGTCACCGTGGCCAAGGCGATCGGCAACGGCCACCCGCTCGGCGCCGTGATCACCTCACGGGCCGTGGCCGAGCGCTACCGCGACCAGGGCTACTTCTTCTCCTCCACCGGCGGCAGCCCCGTCTCCAGCATCGCCGGCCTCACCGTCCTCGACACCCTCCGGGACGAGGACCTCCAGGGGAACGCGGTACGCGTCGGCGCCCACCTCAAGGCCCGGCTCGAGGAACTCGCGGAACGCCACCCGCTCATCGGCGCCGTCCACGGAGCCGGCCTCTACCTCGGCGTCGAACTCGTCCGCGACCACGCCACCCTCGAACCCGCACCCGAGGAGACCACGGAACTCTGCGACCGCATGCTGGACCTGGGCGTCATCGTCCAGCCGACCGGAGACCACCAGAACGTCCTGAAGATCAAGCCGCCGCTGTGCATCGACCGCACGGCCGCCGACTTCTTCACCGCCACCCTCGACCGCGCCCTCACCGAACTCCGGTGA
- the puuE gene encoding allantoinase PuuE, with translation MSEYRHDLVGYGAEPPRAAWPGGARVAVSLVLNYEEGGEHNVLDGDPASEGFLHEVVGAPPVAGGRDLNAESMFAYGSRAGFWRVHRTLGAHGVPLTVHAVGQALERNPDAARAMGAAGWEVAGHGWRWIDHRDVPEDVERAGIARTTAVIERLVGRRPVGWYTGRTSAATRRLVAEEGGFLYDSDDYSDDLPFYVEAAGRPHLVVPYSLDANDFKFLLVHGFTTADDMLAYLVDTFETLYAEGAERPRMMSVGMHGRIIGRPGRIRVLDGFLRHIARRGGAWVATREQIARHWLATHPPTS, from the coding sequence GTGTCCGAGTACCGCCACGATCTGGTCGGCTACGGTGCCGAGCCGCCGCGTGCCGCCTGGCCCGGTGGCGCCCGCGTGGCCGTCAGCCTCGTCCTCAACTACGAGGAGGGCGGCGAGCACAACGTCCTCGACGGCGACCCGGCCTCGGAGGGGTTCCTGCACGAGGTCGTCGGCGCGCCGCCCGTGGCCGGCGGTCGTGATCTGAACGCCGAGTCGATGTTCGCCTACGGTTCGCGGGCCGGGTTCTGGCGCGTTCACCGCACGCTCGGGGCGCACGGCGTGCCGCTCACCGTCCACGCCGTCGGACAGGCCCTCGAGCGCAATCCGGACGCGGCGCGCGCGATGGGCGCCGCCGGCTGGGAGGTGGCCGGGCACGGCTGGCGCTGGATCGACCACCGCGACGTGCCCGAGGACGTCGAGCGGGCCGGGATCGCACGCACGACCGCGGTGATCGAGCGGCTCGTCGGCCGCCGTCCCGTCGGCTGGTACACCGGCCGGACGAGCGCCGCCACACGGCGCCTCGTCGCCGAGGAGGGCGGTTTCCTCTACGACTCCGACGACTACTCGGACGACCTGCCCTTCTACGTCGAGGCGGCCGGTCGGCCGCACCTCGTGGTGCCGTACAGCCTCGACGCGAACGACTTCAAGTTCCTGCTCGTCCACGGGTTCACGACCGCGGACGACATGCTCGCGTATCTCGTCGACACCTTCGAGACCTTGTACGCGGAGGGCGCCGAACGTCCCCGCATGATGAGCGTCGGCATGCACGGCCGGATCATCGGCCGACCCGGCCGTATTCGTGTGCTCGACGGCTTCCTGCGGCACATCGCTCGGCGCGGCGGTGCGTGGGTCGCCACGCGCGAGCAGATCGCCCGGCACTGGCTGGCCACGCACCCTCCAACCTCCTGA
- a CDS encoding Lrp/AsnC family transcriptional regulator, with translation MDEIDRAILRELQTDGRIPYAELGPKVGLSPSAARQRLQRLIDAKVVQVVGVTDPVAMGGQAMALLGVRVDGDPRAVADELARHEEVVYTVLTSGTFDLFVEVVCRRPAELLDIVNDVVRPIEGVTAVESFPYFGIHTHRFLWDVG, from the coding sequence ATGGACGAGATCGACCGGGCCATCCTGCGCGAGCTGCAGACCGACGGGCGCATTCCCTACGCGGAGCTGGGGCCCAAGGTGGGGTTGTCGCCGTCGGCGGCCCGGCAGCGGTTGCAGAGGCTGATCGACGCCAAGGTGGTCCAGGTCGTGGGGGTCACCGACCCCGTGGCCATGGGCGGGCAGGCGATGGCCCTCCTCGGCGTCCGCGTCGACGGAGATCCCCGGGCGGTGGCCGACGAGCTGGCGCGTCATGAGGAGGTCGTCTACACCGTTCTCACCTCCGGCACCTTCGACCTGTTCGTCGAGGTCGTCTGCCGTCGCCCTGCCGAACTCCTCGACATCGTCAACGACGTGGTGCGCCCCATCGAGGGCGTCACGGCGGTCGAGAGCTTCCCCTACTTCGGGATCCACACCCACCGGTTCCTCTGGGACGTCGGCTGA
- a CDS encoding carboxypeptidase regulatory-like domain-containing protein codes for MTEVNAMDARIGRGVKALAMLGLLLVAAAAVGCGPGAEQATGTVRGTVVRPPGQDPRSGGGGSDGRDTARVPVNGDPVRARDEHGRVVASTVSAPPDGGFRFDLPPGAYRITEDILGVGVQVRVRAGETVTVTLTLPSV; via the coding sequence GTGACGGAGGTGAACGCGATGGACGCGCGGATCGGCCGGGGCGTCAAGGCGCTGGCGATGCTCGGGCTGCTGCTCGTGGCCGCGGCGGCCGTGGGCTGCGGGCCGGGAGCGGAGCAGGCGACCGGGACCGTACGCGGCACGGTCGTACGGCCGCCGGGGCAAGACCCGCGGTCGGGCGGAGGCGGGTCGGACGGCCGGGACACGGCCCGGGTGCCGGTGAACGGCGACCCGGTACGGGCGCGGGACGAGCACGGCCGCGTGGTGGCGAGCACGGTCAGCGCGCCGCCCGACGGCGGCTTCCGCTTCGACCTGCCGCCCGGCGCGTACCGGATCACCGAGGACATCCTCGGCGTCGGCGTACAGGTGCGCGTACGGGCAGGGGAGACCGTCACCGTGACCCTGACCCTTCCGTCCGTCTGA